In the Leucoraja erinacea ecotype New England unplaced genomic scaffold, Leri_hhj_1 Leri_571S, whole genome shotgun sequence genome, one interval contains:
- the LOC129694188 gene encoding N-acetyltransferase 8-like, whose protein sequence is MQPFSIRCYGDCDGQRVRELYAAGVWEHFPRARRHLLGQWWVWVAVGLVLGLLLALPLPPALALGLGVVLLATVHQLLRHVWSSLINQNLRADLLDPASHYLGREGGCFWVAECQGQVVGTVGVVPSNASPAELVLKRLNVAITHRRRGIAKALCRTVLAFAHTSGFTAVVLSTSLIQTEAQHLYLKMGFQPTSTVLPHNLLAKLTNYTIHRYRLMLAGQGQGQGQVEGQGQVEGQG, encoded by the coding sequence ATGCAGCCGTTCAGCATCCGTTGCTATGGTGACTGTGACGGTCAGCGTGTGAGAGAGCTGTACGCGGCGGGGGTATGGGAACACTTCCCTCGGGCACGCCGACACTTGCTGGGAcagtggtgggtgtgggtggccGTGGGGCTGGTGCTGGGGCTGCTCCTGGCTCTGCCCCTGCCGCCCGCACTGGCCCTGGGTCTGGGCGTGGTGCTCCTGGCCACCGTACACCAGCTCCTGCGGCATGTCTGGTCCTCCCTCATCAACCAGAACCTGCGGGCGGACCTGTTGGACCCGGCCAGCCACTACCTGGGTCGAGAGGGCGGCTGCTTCTGGGTTGCCGAGTGCCAGGGGCAGGTGGTGGGCACGGTGGGTGTTGTGCCCTCCAACGCCTCGCCCGCTGAGCTGGTGCTGAAGCGCCTGAACGTGGCCATCACCCACCGCAGGAGGGGCATCGCCAAGGCCCTGTGCCGTACCGTGCTGGCCTTTGCCCACACCAGTGGCTTCACCGCAGTGGTCCTCAGCACCTCACTCATCCAGACTGAAGCACAACACCTCTACCTCAAGATGGGCTTCCAGCCGACCAGCACCGTGCTGCCCCATAACCTCCTCGCCAAGCTCACCAACTACACCATCCACCGCTACCGGCTCATGCTggcagggcaggggcagggacaggggcaggtggaggggcaggggcaggtggagggacaggga